tTACGACTGTAAAGATTATAGAAGTTATACTTCAGTTCTTATTAGGATACGTTTTAATACAttgttcaaaataattatatgaaattatattgtCTAAATGTAACTTAAAAAAATGCTAATAAGTTTATGATTTGTAATATTAGGTGatgtgattaaatattttaataataattttaaatatatactattattttattggAGCGAGGTTGATAAACAACAACCTTTTCAAGTATTTGTTGAACAGTTTGTTTTGTAGTTTAACCTAACTTTTATGTATTGTtgtcatataatatttttaagacgTGTATTATAGATAAATTGGGCTATGTACTACTAGGGTGATAAAGTAGCAGTTGTGCTATGGTGAATGTGGATGGATATAGTTCACTAAAACTTTTTGAGGtcattgttatgttttttaaacttgaCCGGCTTGATGAGTTGTTATGAAATTCAGCTAATTTAAAGTTAGAATTAGATTGgattgttgaaaaattaaaaaaaacaaaaattcaatataatttaatgGGTTGACCCATCAAAACctggttaaaaatataattacaatttattaattttttttatatttatatctagGTAACTCAAGCTACCGGTCAAAACTTgaaattcaagttttaaatcAGACCGGATTAAAAAACTATGGTAacaataactttaatttttttttgcgttaATAGCCAAAAACACTAACAAATTATTTGGTTTAGGAACTCAATTTAAGAATAGCTGTATAATTAAAGAACTGAATGGACGTTATCCCACCCCCTCTTTCTCTTCCCCACTCtctaaaaattaaggaaaagaaagggagagagaAATTATTGCCTTCTCTCTCTTAATTTGTCTAAATTTAACTATAATGAAAATCAAACCGTCGGAGGAggaggtttaggtttagggtttcggtaattattattattattattagtgatAGAATTTGAGTATGGAGCCGCGTGTCGGCAATAAGTTTCGTCTTGGTCGCAAGATCGGTAGCGGATCCTTTGGACAGATCTATCTAGGTttgctttaaaattattatttctgtTTATCATTTTCCTTAATAATcggttattgtttttttaattttcttttattttataggtaCAAATATTCAAACCAACGAGGAGGTTGCCATTAAGCTTGTgagtttagtgtttttttttttttttcaaaaaataaattcttttaattgattaaattttggaAAATCGGAGATTATCAATGATGTATTTTGATGCCTAGGAAAATGTGAAGACAAGGCATCCTCAATTGCTGTATGAATCCAAGCTGTACAAGATGCTGCAGGGAGGAAGTAAGTAGTAGTGACCTATGGCCTATTCTTCTATTCGTCTTATGCCTGGTATTAAGTAGAggctttgttgttgtttttgtggtATTTGTTTGTTAAAAGTATTTGATTAGTTATTGTGAACTTGGCAGCGGGGATTCCGAATGTTAAATGGTCTGGTGTTGAAGGGGACTATAATATACTTGTGATGGATTTACTGGGACCTAGTCTTGAGGATTTGTTCAACTTTTGCAATAGGAAGCTGTCTTTGAAGACTGTGCTCATGCTTGCTGATCACATGGTAGTAGGAGTTTATTAATAAATTGGTATCCTGTGTTTTGTTTGGTTCGTTCATGATGTTGTTGAGTTTGTAATTTTACTGTCAGATTAATCGAGTTGAGTTTGTTCATTCCAAATCCTTTCTTCATCGAGACATCAAGCCAGACAACTTCCTCATGGGATTAGGGAGGCGTGCAAATCAGGTCTTGGGTTTGCACCTTTTcttatttggatttatttatttatttgattgttgtATGTTTTTTGGTCCATCCTGTTGCTTAATGTTTAACTCTGTTCAGGTCTATGCCATTGACTTTGGGCTGGCAAAGAAGTATAGAGACACTTCAACACATCAACACATTCCTTACAGGTTAATCACTTGCAACTTCAAATAGGTCATTTCATTACATATCGCAAATGTATAGGATACTGCCAAAGGTATAGGTTATTGTTCTTCAGCTGTTTGACCTTGCCTCTATGGTTTTATATACTAGATGGTTTAGAGGGCAGTTTTTGATGTACAGTGGtggaaatcaaattttacatgAATGggagttaatttatatttgttgtttATTTCAATTGCAGAGAGAATAAAAATTTGACTGGAACTGCAAGATATGCTAGCATGAACACTCACCTCGGCATTGGTAAAGATTATGGCTACTTCTTTTCAGCCCCCCCTCCTTCCTCCCTTTGTGTTTAGAATTTTAACTTGATTGCTGCCAGTTGTAAAACTAATGTTTCTTGATTGCTTTACTTCTGTATTTTGTAGAGCAAAGCCGTAGGGATGATTTGGAATCACTTGGATATGTTCTTATGTATTTCTTGAGGGGAAGGTATTCACGCCTGTCCTCCAATATTATCTCATTTCACCCGTGTTTCTTAGTTAATTTTGTTGTGACGACATGTGGTTATAGTCTTCCATGGCAGGGACTGAAAGCTGGTACAAAGAagcaaaaatatgaaaaaattagtGAAAAGAAAGTGTCAACTTCTATTGAGGTATGCAGTGTTAGGATAATTTGTTGATTTGGATTGTAAACATTCATCTTATGTAACTGAATTGGAAAATCCTCATCAGGCGTTATGTCGGGGTTATCCTACAGAATTTGCATCCTACTTCCATTACTGCCGGTCGCTCCGTTTTGATGATAAACCAGATTATGCATACCTGAAACGACTCTTCCGTGATCTCTTTATTCGTGAAGGTTCGAACtttgcttttcaatttttaCTATGATATTATATAGGACCAAGAGCAATGATGGTgatattttaatcttttgaatCCATCTTATGATTTTCCCAattgtttgacttttttttcttgcattaggTTTCCAGTTTGACTATGTTTTTGATTGgacaattttgaaatatcagcAATCACAGAGTGCTAATCCTCCGACCCGTGCACTTGTAAGTAACAGTATCATTGTTACTGTCTCTGGGCTTCTAGCCTTTGACTGATCATCTGTATAATCCTACTATTATGTTTGACTTGGTGTATTTATACTATCTACAGGGTCCTGGTGCTGGACCAAGCTCTGGCATTCCTCCTGGTGCTAATAATGTTGATAGGCAGTCAGGTAGATATGTTGCTGCTTGATGGCAAACTGAAGATTTTGGATTTATCACCTAAATATTTCATTGGggattgtttgatttattttttttttatttctcactgGTGATTTTaggaatttaatgttttttccacTTGGTTGTTTTAAAAAGTCTTGATTAGGAACATGTTTTATTCCTACTCAGTATAGTTGATTTTGGTTTCTACGTAGAGAATTTTTATCATGCTTTTTACAGGAGTAGAGTGTTGATGTTGGATATTTAATTCCAtttctttccctcttttttttttttttaattttatccttggtTTCCctgttttctattttctctccCCCATCTTATCCCCTCTCAATGTTTTACATCCCATGCTTTTCTATTCAAAGCTTTTCCATATGATTCTAGTTTTGTGCATCC
This region of Populus alba chromosome 3, ASM523922v2, whole genome shotgun sequence genomic DNA includes:
- the LOC118031025 gene encoding casein kinase 1-like protein 2 — translated: MEPRVGNKFRLGRKIGSGSFGQIYLGTNIQTNEEVAIKLENVKTRHPQLLYESKLYKMLQGGTGIPNVKWSGVEGDYNILVMDLLGPSLEDLFNFCNRKLSLKTVLMLADHMINRVEFVHSKSFLHRDIKPDNFLMGLGRRANQVYAIDFGLAKKYRDTSTHQHIPYRENKNLTGTARYASMNTHLGIEQSRRDDLESLGYVLMYFLRGSLPWQGLKAGTKKQKYEKISEKKVSTSIEALCRGYPTEFASYFHYCRSLRFDDKPDYAYLKRLFRDLFIREGFQFDYVFDWTILKYQQSQSANPPTRALGPGAGPSSGIPPGANNVDRQSGVEEGRPGWSSTDHARRRNSGPIVNSGNLSKQKSPVTNDLSLSKDATLSSSRFLRSTVPSRQPVISSSRGAALVNDSDPSHPRATDANFAVLQNGQRISPALLSSEQKPSFSGRNTNIRTLESTRRGIESLHVKY